In Ammospiza nelsoni isolate bAmmNel1 chromosome 20, bAmmNel1.pri, whole genome shotgun sequence, one DNA window encodes the following:
- the GOLGA1 gene encoding golgin subfamily A member 1 encodes MFAKLKKKIAEEAAVAPRPGGNARMPRSVSKESITSVGADSGDDFASDGSSSREDLSSQLLRRNEQIRKLEVKLSDYADQIRNLQKIKEKLENALEKHQDSSMRKFQEQNEAHQASRAKMAEGMALALEKKDKEWMEKLAQVEKEKKVLQTQLQEMREQSLNLFQKRDEIDELEGFQQQEIAKVKHMLLKKEECLSRAEQELEARAQELSRAGAELQEARAEASALSRDLQDLQQQLLQLQAHRDELMTAETNAENKITALELREQELQTVIQQLSVDLQNARVAGSGCEKRLEMLQVEHESLKVEYEQEKQKMTFELAERDRHTEQLQEKVSSLEKKLERNLSGDEHVQELLKEKAALEQRLEESRQQVLTDRTQHSQALNQLETQNKELEEKLRIATETLKKRKEAATDQDLKIQKLKTDLEEERKQLQQQILSEKHQYDEKVTGLESQLATLEKAWELDKTTTQHRISQLEKENENLERSKEEYESSLKQQECELNRLKNEMSSRETVSVEIAKALEDARKQREELQQQVSQLNTLIKEKDQLIDEKCDLLLKQKEELNQLSQDHEAVLLQVHQLQLDIEARQSQAVEIEETARKEIDELKLQVQECLLAREHEKNVLELEESMRALNNEHLPSPENSVVEQNGEVAAADVVQLQKDNRELEQQIAEKNKMIKQLQQRMTELKKTLQKELKIRPDGEVPELRANSEVPNASVTVTNNSDLNDSREINFEYLKHVVLKFMSCRESEAFHLIKAVSVLLNFSQEEENMLKETLEYKMSWFGSKPSPKGSIRPSISSPRTLWP; translated from the exons ATGTTTGCCAAATTGAAGAAGAAGATTGCGGAGGAGGCGGCGGTGGCTCCCCGGCCCGGAGGAAATGCCCGCATGCCCAGGTCTGTCAGCAAGGAATCGATCACGTCTGTGGGAGCAGACTCCGGAGACGACTTT GCTTCTGAtggaagcagctccagagaggATCTTTCATCCCAGTTGTTAAGAAGAAATGAACAAATTAGAAAACTGGAGGTGAAGCTATCTG ATTATGCTGATCAGATCCGAAATCTGCAGAAGATAAAAGAGAAGCTTGAAAATGCATTAGAAAAGCATCAGGATT CCTCCATGAGGAAGTTTCAGGAGCAGAATGAAGCTCATCAGGCCAGTCGAGCCAAGATGGCTGAAGGAATGGCTTTGGCcttggaaaaaaaggacaag GAGTGGATGGAAAAACTCGCTCAAGTTGAAAAG gaaaaaaaagtgcttcAAACACAGTTACAAGAAATGAGGGAGCAGAGTTTGAACCTTTTCCAAAAACGAGATGAAATCGATGAACTGGAGggctttcagcagcaggaaattgCCAAAGTTAAACACATG CTTTTGAAAAAGGAAGAGTGTCTGAGCAGAgcggagcaggagctggaggcgCGGGCGCAGGAGCTGAGCCGGGCGGGAGCGGAGCTGCAGGAGGCCAGGGCCGAGGCCTCGGCGCTCAGCAGGGACCTGCAGgacttgcagcagcagctgctgcagctgcaggctcACAG AGATGAACTAATGACAGCTGAgacaaatgcagaaaataagaTCACTGCTCTGGAGTTAAGAGAACAGGAGCTACAAACTGTCATTCAGCAGCTTTCTGTAGACTTGCAAAAT GCTCGAGTGGCTGGTTCTGGTTGTGAGAAGAGACTGGAAATGTTACAAGTGGAGCATGAATCTCTGAAGGTGGAATATGAGCAGGAGAAGCAAAAG ATGACTTTTGAACTTGCTGAGAGAGATAGACATACAgaacagctgcaggaaaaggtgTCTTCCCTGGAAAAAAAGCTAGAAAGAAATCTCTCAGGAGATGAGcatgtgcaggagctgctcaaaGAG AAAGCTGCTCTtgagcagaggctggaggagagcaggcagcaggtATTGACAgacaggacacagcacagccaggctctgaaCCAGCTGGAAACACAG AATAAAGAACTGGAAGAGAAACTACGGATCGcaacagaaacactgaaaaagcGTAAAGAAGCAGCTACAGACCAGGATCTGAAGATCCAGAAGCTG AAAACTGATCtagaggaggaaagaaaacaactgcAGCAACAGATTTTAAGTGAAAAACATCAGTATGATGAGAAAGTTACTGGGCTGGAGTCTCAGCTTGCTACTCTTGAAAAAGCTTGGGAATTGGATAAAACAACAACTCAGCACAGGATT AGCcaattggaaaaggaaaatgaaaacctcgAGAGAAGCAAAGAAGAGTATGAGAGTTCATTAAAACAACAAGAGTGTGAACTGAACAGGCTAAAG AATGAGATGAGCAGCAGAGAAACTGTCAGTGTGGAAATTGCCAAAGCATTGGAAGACGCAAGGAAACAGAGAGAGGAGTTACAACAGCAG GTTTCACAGCTGAATACCCTAATAAAGGAGAAAGACCAGCTGATTGATGAAAAATGTGATCTGCTGCTAAAACAGAAGGAAGAACTGAATCAACTCAGTCAAG ACCATGAAGCTGTCTTGCTGCAGGTGCACCAGTTACAGCTGGACATAGAAGCAAGGCAGAGCCAAGCAGTGGAGATAGAGgaaacagcaagaaaagaaattgaTGAGCTGAAGCTGCAGGTACAGGAGTGCCTGTTGGCCAGAGAACATGAGAAAAAC GTTTTAGAACTGGAGGAGTCGATGAGGGCCTTGAACAATGAGCATTTGCCTTCTCCAGAAAACTCCGTGGTGGAACAGAACGGAGAGGTGGCAGCTGCAGATGTTGTTCAACTTCAGAAGGATAACAGAGAGCTGGAACAGCAAATTGCTGAGAAAAACAAG ATGATAAAGCAACTTCAGCAAAGAATGACAGAACTGAAGAAAACTCTGCAGAAAGAGCTG aaaataaGGCCTGACGGTGAGGTACCTGAGCTACGTGCAAATTCTGAAGTGCCTAATGCTTCTGTGACCGTCACCAACAACTCTGACTTGAATGACTCCAGGGAGATAAACTTCGAGTACCTTAAACATGTTGTACTGAAGTTCATGTCCTGCAGGGAGTCTGAG